The window GATTTATGCGAATAATTGGTGGTAAATTAAAGGGCATCCGCTTGCAACCTCCTGCAAACTTGCCGGTACGCCCTACAACTGATATGGCTAAGGAAGCCTTATTCAATATCTTGAATAACCGTTACGATTTTGAAAACTGCAGCGTTTTAGATCTGTTCTGCGGTACAGGTAACCTGACTTTCGAATTCGCATCGCGCGATGCCGCAAATATTTTGGCTGTGGATATGGATTATGGTTGCGTAAACTGGGTTAAAAATACGGCAAAGAAGTATGAATTTGATCAGGTAGAGGTACGCAAAGGCGATGTTTTTAAATTATTGAAACAGCTAACAGGTAGTTACGACCTGATTTTTGCTGATCCTCCTTACCATTTACCCAACATTCCGAAATTACCCGTTTTAGTGCAAGAGCAACAGTTGCTTAAACCCGATGGCTTATTGGTAGTAGAACACCAGAGTAACATGCGCCTGAATAATCAGCCGGGCTATCAGGAAACACGGAAGTATGGCAATTCGTCGTTTAGCTTTTTCGAGTTTAGTTAAAGATTAAATAGATTTACAATAATGGTTAAGACCTAAAATTTTATCCTTTCCATTTTACATCTTCCATTTTACATCTTCCATTTTACCTCTTCCATTTTACATCCTTACCTTTTATATTTGAATTATGAAGATTGCGCTATTTCCTGGTTCTTTTGATCCGATAACCATTGCCCATGTAAACATTCTGCAACGTGCTACTCCCTTGTTCGATAAGATTGTAATCGGCATTGGTTTAAATAGCTCGAAACAGAATTTCCTTACTGCCGAACAACGTTTGCAGATCTTAAACACCGTGTTTTCGGGATATAAAAATATTGAAGTGCAAACCTATGAGGGTTTAACCGTTGATTTTTGCCGCAAAATTAATGCAACTTATATGGTTCGTGGCATCCGCTCTGCCGCCGATTTTGAATACGAAAGGGCCATTGCACAAATTAACCAAACCATGATGCCCGAGGTAGAAACTATCCTATTGTTAAGCAAACCCGAATATTCTGCCATTAGCTCTACCATTGTGCGCGACATTTTACGCAACCATGGCGATGTGAGCCATTTTGTACCACAAGAGGCACTTAGTTTTCTATAGTCAGTAGCGGACACCACTTCAATGTGCTGTTGGATGTTACCATCTGACAGATTGCTACACGCTACATCAATGGCATTTTCAGCAAAAAATTCCAGCCAAGGTATCAGATAGTAACACCTGACACCCACAATCAACAGTGTTTATCTTTTTTATCTGTGGTTAAATATTATTTTTAAATAACCAGCAATGTGCCTTTGGATGTTACCATCCGACAGATTTCTACACGCTACATCAATGGTATTTCAGCAAAAAATTCCAGCTAAGGCACCAGATAGTAATATCTGACACCAATAATTATCCGTGTTTATCCTTTTTATCTGTGGTTAAATATTATTTTTAAATAACCTGTAACGTTTTTCAAAATCTGTTACCAATGTGTTATACATTAAATGAAAGAAACAGAAAATATATTTCTCTCCCTGATCAATCAGCATAAAGCCATTATACATAAAGTAGCTAAAATGTATATGAACAATACTGATGACCAGCAGGATCTGTTTCAGGAAATTGTGATGCAGCTTTGGAAAGCCTACCCAACTTTTAAAGGAAACAGTAAATTCTCGACCTGGATGTATAGGGTTGCTTTAAATACGGCTCTGGTTTATTTCAAAAAAGGCAACCGAAAGGTAGATAAAACCCCACTCGATGAAAGCATCGACATCATTGATATCAATGAGAGCGAATTAAAAGAAGAAAAACTTGCTTGTTTATATAAGGCTGTGCAGGAGTTAAATGCGGTAGAAAAAGCGCTGATCTTCCTTTTTCTCGAAAATCAATCGCACCGTGAAATTGCCGAAAACCTGGGCATTAGCGAAATAAACGCTCGTGTTAAACTCAACAGAACTAAAGAAAAATTACAATTCATCATAAAGAAGAACGGTTATGAATTTTGACGATTTAAAAAACGAATGGAATGCTGAAAAAGAAGTAGGAACCAGTATTTCAGCAGATATGCTTAAAATAAAGCAAGCGCACACGCCTATAGATATTATTCGGAGGAAGATGAAACATGAGTTTTTTTATCAGGTAATAGCGCTCTTAATTATGGCACTCTTCCCCTACCTCTTTAATTTTTCTGACAAAATGAAACTGGTTTATCTGGTTTTTTATGCCATAACCTGCGGTTTTACAACCTATTACTTTTTTAAGTTTTACAGGTTCTATAAAAATTCGTACGATATGAGTATGGATAGCCGAAAAAGTATTCTCTGGTTTTTTTACGAAATGAAACTGAATATCGAGCTTTACAAGGCACTTACCTACATCATTGCCTTTATTGCAACAGGCTTTTTATCAGTGTACCTACTGATCGAAAAAACCTCGGTAATGAATAAGATTTTAGCTAATCTCTCGCCGGTTTACATCTTATTAAACTGCTTCATTAGCATTCTGATTATTGGGGCTATTACCGAGTTATGGGCCTGGTACTATTATGGAAAATACCTAAAACGTGTTAAAAAAGTGGTTGATGAACTGGATTATGAATAGAGTGCCGTCAGGTGGCGACACCTGACGATTCACAAATACCTACAAGATTCCTCCTGCACGCATTACATCCATAATTGATGGAAAGGTATTTTTAATTACCGGGCCTACATGGTTTTTATCCAACCATACCGCCTCTTCAATCCCCTCTTCCTTTTGGGGAATAAGATTTGGTTCACCTTTTACTGTCATTTTGTACCAGTTAGTTTTTTTAATTACCATTTTTGTTCCCATGGGGTAAACATGGTAAGTTTTGCACAGTTTTTCTTCGCGTTTAAAAACTTTAATACCACACTCTTCCTCTACCTCACGCACAGCGGTTTCTTTCATATTTTCACCTTCTTCGAGCTTACCCTTTGGCAAGTCCCATTTCTTGTTCCTGAAAATAAAAAGATAATTGTTATTGGCACTTTCTACCAATCCGCCAGCTGCTTTAATTATAGTACAATCCTTTTTTAGCTTCCTGAAGGTCTCCTGAGGATTCTTTGTTAAGAAAATGTAGCTTTTTTTAGACCCATTTTTTAATTTTTTATAAAATGTTTGCAAATCAAAATCCTGAAATTCAAGCTGTTGAATCTTTTCCTTTTGTTCTGGTAAAACATCTGATATAAACAAGGTGTTATCGTTAATATAAATTCTGTAATTTTGAGCCATGTATAATAAAAGTGATATTGAATTAAAGGTAGCTGAATTTTTATTACAAATAAAGGCAATTAAATTACAACCTAATAATCCTTTTACCTGGGCATCTGGTTGGAAGTCGCCAATTTATTGCGATAACCGGATTACTCTTTCCCATCCTCAGGTTAGAACCTACATCCGTCAGAAACTTGCACAAGCCATTCAGGAAGAATTTGGTTCGGTAGATGTAATTGCCGGAGTAGCAACAGCCGGAATTCCACAAGGTGTTTTGGTAGCTCAGGAACTCGGCCTTCCTTTTATCTATGTAAGGGCAAAAGCCAAAGAACACGGTACCGGAAGCTTAATTGAAGGCGAAGTAGTAGAAGGCCAGCGCGTAGTGGTAATCGAAGATTTGATCTCTACCGGAAAAAGCAGCTTGCAAGCTGTTGAAGCATTAAGAGCTGCAGGATTATCAGTTGCCGGTTTAGCCGCAATTTTTACTTACGGTTTCGAAAAAGCGGACGAAAACTTTGCAGCCGCAAAATGCCGTTACTTAACTTTATCTAACTATGGTGCGTTAATCGATTATGCTGCCGAGCACAGCATTATTGCTAAAAGTGACATGGAATTATTGGGCAAATGGCGCTTAAACCCTTCAGAGTGGGGACAGGCTTTAAGTCCGGAGTCTTAATCTCCTTTTATTAAAAAAACCTATAAAAATATATAATGACGATTATTGAAAGCGCTGTAGAAGTAAATAAGCCCGTAGCGGAGGTTTATGCCTTTCTATCCAACATGAACAATCATCAGCAATTGATGCCAGAGAATATTTATAACTGGGAATCGACAGAAGATGAAGCACGTTTTACCATCCAAAACATGGCAAAACTAGCTATTAAAATCTCTAATCGTGTTGAAAATCAAGAATTAACAGCCATCCCTACAGAGAAAGCTCCTTTCGAAGTAGAGTTAAAATGGACAGTGACCGATAATGGTAATGGTACCACAACTGCAAAACACATCATTTCAGCCGATTTAAATATGATGATGAAAATGCTGGCATCTGGTCCGTTACAAAAACTTGTCGATCACCAAACGCAGAAGCTGAAAGAAATATTGGGATAAGCCCATAGCTTGAGCTGAATGATTTCGGCAACAGATAAGCATTTAAAGCGAAGTTTTAGTCTTCGCTTTTTTTATGCATAAAAAATCCATTGCGCTTTGTCCATCCACACTTTATTTTGATACCTTAGTTTTCAATAAACCGAAAACAATGAGATCTAAATTTCTAAAGGTATCAGCCTTACTTTTTTCACTTTCCCCTATTGCTGGTGCCTTTGCCCAAACAACGCTTACCGCACTTAAAACCGAATATTTAACCAGTCCAATCGGCTTAGATAATCCTAATCCCCGCTTTACCTGGCAAATGCAGGATAATAGCCAAAATGCAAAACAAACCGCATACCGTATTTTGGTAGGTATCGATTCTGCTGCATTGCTCAACGGAAAAGCTACGCAATGGAATACCGGCTGGAAACAGTCAGACCTCAGTTTAGTTACTTATTCGGGTCAATTACTAAAACCTTTTACTAAATATTTCTGGCGACTGGATGTTACCAACGGAAATAAAAAAACGGTGAGTAAGATTTCTGGTTTTGAAATGGGTATGATGCAGATGGCCAACTGGCAGGGGGCCTGGATTTCGGACACTGAAAATGTTAAGCTAAAACCTGCCCCTATTTTCGCCACACCTTTACCACAGGCAAAAAGGTAAAATCGGCACGGGCTTATATCGCGGCAGCCGGTTTATATGAATTATCCATCAACGGAAAAAAGATTGGTAACCACCGCATGGACCCGATGTACACACGTTTCGACAGGCGAACACTCTATGTAACTTATGATATTACCGAAGCTATTAATCATGGTAAAAATGCCATTGGTGTATTACTGGGTAATGGCTGGTACAACCATCAATCTACTGCAGTATGGTATTTCGACCGTGCCCCATGGCGAAACAGGCCAACTTTCTGCTTAGATGTTAGAATTACCTACAATGATGGAACCGTTGAAACCATCAAATCGGGCAAAAACTGGAAAACAGCCTTAAGTCCGATTGTATTTAACAGCATATACACTGCTGAGCATTACGATGCCCGCATGGAAAAACCAGGCTGGAATACCATAAACTTTGACGATAAAGATTGGAAGGATGTGATTTACCGCTCGGCACCGTCAAGGAATATTGTGGCGCAGGCCCTTCACCCCATCCGCAATGTAGAAGAAATCGCTACCAAAACTGTAAAAAAAATTAACGATACCACTTACCTGTTCGATCTGGGCAGGAATATTTCGGGAGTAAGCAAAATTACTTTGAACGGAGCTGCCGGAACAACTGTGCGTTTAAAACATGGTGAGCGTTTATATCCAAACGGACGTTTAGATATTTCGAATATTGATGCCCATTACCGCCCAACCGATAATACAGATCCCTTTCAAACCGATATCCTGATTCTGAATGGCAAAGCGAAACAAAGTTTTATGCCACACTTTAACTACAAGGGTTTTCAATATGTAGAAGTAACCAGCTCTACACCTATCGAATTAAAAAAAGAAGATCTGGTGGGCTATTTTATGCACAGCGATGTTCCTGTTTTGGGCGATGTAAAGTCATCTGAACCAATTATCAATAAAATTTATTACGCCACTAACAATTCATACCTGTCAAACCTGTTTGGCTACCCAACCGATTGCCCTCAGCGGGAAAAAAACGGTTGGACAGGTGATGCACAAATTGCTATTGAAACAGGACTTTATGGTTTTGATGGCATTACCATTTACGAAAAATGGCTGGCCGATCACCGCGATGAACAACAGCCGAACGGCGTATTGCCATCTATCATCCCTACCGATGGCTGGGGCTACGAGTGGGGTAACGGACCAGACTGGACAAGTACCATTGCTATTATCCCCTGGAATGTGTATCTGTTTTATGGCGATAAAAAATTACTGGCCGATTGCTACATAAACATCAAAAAATATGTAGACCACATCGACGAAACCTACCCAAGCGGTTTAACTACCTGGGGTTTGGGCGACTGGATTCCGGTAAAATCCAAATCACCAGTAGAGCTAACCTCTACCTGCTATTATTATGCCGATGCAGTAATTTTAGCCAAGGCCGCAAAAATTTTGGGTAAAAACGACGATTACCTGCGTTATACCGCTCTTGTAAAAAAGGTAAAACATGCATTCAACGCTAAATACCTGAACAAAGAAAAAGGAATTTACGGTTCTGGCATACAAACAGAAATGAGTGTGCCGCTTTACTGGAAAATTGTCCCCGAAGAATCAATTGCCCTGGTTGCAGAGAATTTAGCAAAACGAGTTGAAGCAGATGGTTTCCATTTGGATGTTGGCCTGTTGGGTACCAAAGCCATTTTAAATGCTTTAAGCGAAAACGGATATGCCGATATGGCTTATAAAGTTGCTGCGCAAAAAACCTATCCAAGCTGGGGCTGGTGGATGGAAAACGGAGCCACTACCTTATACGAAAACTGGCCGATTGATGCCAAATCGGATATATCGATGAACCACATCATGTTTGGCGAAATCGGTGCCTGGTTATATAAATCACCTGGCGGGATCAGGCCTGATGAAAAACAGCCAGGTTTTAAACACATCATTCTAGAACCGCATGTTGTAGCAGGACTGGATGCTTTTGAAGTCAGCCACATTGGCCCTTACGGCAAAATTATAAGTTCCTGGAAAAAGGTTAATCACGGCATTGCTTACAACATTACGGTTCCGGCCAATTCTACTGCTACGTTTAATTTACCGCTTACACGTGATATGAATGTGTATGTAAATGGTAAAATAACAAATAACAGTAAAATAGATTTAGCAGCAGGTAAGTATGTAATTGAACAAAAGGCCAAAAATTAATCGAAAATTCCATCCAAACAGGGCAGGCTTTAAAAACCTGCCCGGTTTAAAACCTAAAACAAGACAATTTTTCACAACAAAACACTATAAATCAGTAATTTAGTCATTAAAAATAATTTCATACCGACAAAATTTCCGATTCTGAAAATCAAA is drawn from Pedobacter sp. HDW13 and contains these coding sequences:
- the rsmD gene encoding 16S rRNA (guanine(966)-N(2))-methyltransferase RsmD → MRIIGGKLKGIRLQPPANLPVRPTTDMAKEALFNILNNRYDFENCSVLDLFCGTGNLTFEFASRDAANILAVDMDYGCVNWVKNTAKKYEFDQVEVRKGDVFKLLKQLTGSYDLIFADPPYHLPNIPKLPVLVQEQQLLKPDGLLVVEHQSNMRLNNQPGYQETRKYGNSSFSFFEFS
- the coaD gene encoding pantetheine-phosphate adenylyltransferase, translating into MKIALFPGSFDPITIAHVNILQRATPLFDKIVIGIGLNSSKQNFLTAEQRLQILNTVFSGYKNIEVQTYEGLTVDFCRKINATYMVRGIRSAADFEYERAIAQINQTMMPEVETILLLSKPEYSAISSTIVRDILRNHGDVSHFVPQEALSFL
- a CDS encoding RNA polymerase sigma factor, with amino-acid sequence MKETENIFLSLINQHKAIIHKVAKMYMNNTDDQQDLFQEIVMQLWKAYPTFKGNSKFSTWMYRVALNTALVYFKKGNRKVDKTPLDESIDIIDINESELKEEKLACLYKAVQELNAVEKALIFLFLENQSHREIAENLGISEINARVKLNRTKEKLQFIIKKNGYEF
- a CDS encoding NUDIX hydrolase, which codes for MAQNYRIYINDNTLFISDVLPEQKEKIQQLEFQDFDLQTFYKKLKNGSKKSYIFLTKNPQETFRKLKKDCTIIKAAGGLVESANNNYLFIFRNKKWDLPKGKLEEGENMKETAVREVEEECGIKVFKREEKLCKTYHVYPMGTKMVIKKTNWYKMTVKGEPNLIPQKEEGIEEAVWLDKNHVGPVIKNTFPSIMDVMRAGGIL
- the pyrE gene encoding orotate phosphoribosyltransferase: MYNKSDIELKVAEFLLQIKAIKLQPNNPFTWASGWKSPIYCDNRITLSHPQVRTYIRQKLAQAIQEEFGSVDVIAGVATAGIPQGVLVAQELGLPFIYVRAKAKEHGTGSLIEGEVVEGQRVVVIEDLISTGKSSLQAVEALRAAGLSVAGLAAIFTYGFEKADENFAAAKCRYLTLSNYGALIDYAAEHSIIAKSDMELLGKWRLNPSEWGQALSPES
- a CDS encoding SRPBCC family protein; the protein is MTIIESAVEVNKPVAEVYAFLSNMNNHQQLMPENIYNWESTEDEARFTIQNMAKLAIKISNRVENQELTAIPTEKAPFEVELKWTVTDNGNGTTTAKHIISADLNMMMKMLASGPLQKLVDHQTQKLKEILG
- a CDS encoding alpha-L-rhamnosidase, giving the protein MNGKKIGNHRMDPMYTRFDRRTLYVTYDITEAINHGKNAIGVLLGNGWYNHQSTAVWYFDRAPWRNRPTFCLDVRITYNDGTVETIKSGKNWKTALSPIVFNSIYTAEHYDARMEKPGWNTINFDDKDWKDVIYRSAPSRNIVAQALHPIRNVEEIATKTVKKINDTTYLFDLGRNISGVSKITLNGAAGTTVRLKHGERLYPNGRLDISNIDAHYRPTDNTDPFQTDILILNGKAKQSFMPHFNYKGFQYVEVTSSTPIELKKEDLVGYFMHSDVPVLGDVKSSEPIINKIYYATNNSYLSNLFGYPTDCPQREKNGWTGDAQIAIETGLYGFDGITIYEKWLADHRDEQQPNGVLPSIIPTDGWGYEWGNGPDWTSTIAIIPWNVYLFYGDKKLLADCYINIKKYVDHIDETYPSGLTTWGLGDWIPVKSKSPVELTSTCYYYADAVILAKAAKILGKNDDYLRYTALVKKVKHAFNAKYLNKEKGIYGSGIQTEMSVPLYWKIVPEESIALVAENLAKRVEADGFHLDVGLLGTKAILNALSENGYADMAYKVAAQKTYPSWGWWMENGATTLYENWPIDAKSDISMNHIMFGEIGAWLYKSPGGIRPDEKQPGFKHIILEPHVVAGLDAFEVSHIGPYGKIISSWKKVNHGIAYNITVPANSTATFNLPLTRDMNVYVNGKITNNSKIDLAAGKYVIEQKAKN